A genome region from Christensenella minuta includes the following:
- the topA gene encoding type I DNA topoisomerase — protein MAKEAAGAAKKAAVKKKTAKKTTVKPKASNQKLVIVESPAKAKTIEKFLGKGYAVRASNGHLRDLPKSKIGVDIENNFEPEYTTIRGKAPLIKTLKDEAKKSSKVYLATDPDREGEAISWHIANILGLNPADVSRIEFNEITKDAVTNAISHPRSIDMDRVDAQQARRVLDRLVGYKLSPLLWKKVKKGLSAGRVQSVAVKVIVDRENEIRNFKPEEFWTISANLKKDQQEFEAKYYGPGGKKAKLNTEADAAAVLDAVKGADFIVSKVKSGTRKKNALPPFTTSFLQQSASGKLGFTAKKTMMLAQMLYEGVPLKDGNTVGLITYMRTDSTRVSAEAQDAALAHIRQAYGDEFAPAKPNVYKGRKNAQDAHEAIRPTYIENTPDSIKQYLTSDQYKLYKLIYTRFLASQMVPAQFETLSYDIDANGQTFKASGSRILFKGHLAVYDSKTEDDDQKMLPKAEEGEMLECLRVTSKQNFTQPPARYTEAALIKFLEERGIGRPSTYAPIISTIQDRGYVQKEAKSFVPTELGEIVTDLMAKNFSDIVDITFTADMEEKLDGVEQEGNDWKKVIGDFYGPFEKDLEAGEKNIERIRLPEKVSDVICEKCGANMVYKTGRFGEFLACPNYPECKNTKPIIKQIDVPCPKCGGKVVIKRAGKSGKSFYGCENYPECDFVSWDKPLEEKCSECGAYMVESKFRYGGKTYKKCSNPECVTNQKKKTDGKKES, from the coding sequence ATGGCAAAGGAAGCGGCTGGTGCTGCAAAGAAGGCTGCCGTAAAGAAGAAGACGGCAAAAAAGACGACGGTAAAACCGAAAGCGTCCAATCAAAAGCTGGTGATTGTAGAGTCGCCGGCCAAAGCAAAAACGATTGAAAAATTCCTGGGTAAGGGTTACGCGGTCCGCGCATCGAACGGACATCTGCGTGATTTGCCGAAGAGCAAAATCGGCGTGGATATCGAAAACAATTTTGAACCGGAATATACGACGATCCGTGGTAAGGCACCGCTTATCAAAACACTTAAAGACGAGGCGAAAAAATCTTCCAAAGTGTATCTGGCTACCGACCCGGACCGCGAAGGCGAAGCAATTTCATGGCATATTGCAAATATTCTTGGCCTGAATCCGGCAGATGTCAGCAGAATTGAATTCAATGAGATTACGAAGGATGCGGTTACAAACGCAATCAGTCACCCGCGCTCTATCGACATGGATCGTGTGGATGCACAGCAGGCACGCCGCGTTCTTGACCGCCTTGTTGGTTATAAATTGAGTCCTCTGCTTTGGAAAAAAGTAAAAAAAGGACTTTCGGCCGGACGGGTGCAAAGCGTTGCGGTTAAGGTGATCGTTGATCGTGAGAACGAAATACGTAATTTCAAGCCGGAAGAATTCTGGACTATCAGCGCGAACCTTAAAAAGGACCAGCAGGAATTCGAGGCGAAATATTACGGTCCGGGAGGGAAGAAGGCCAAGCTTAATACGGAAGCGGACGCTGCGGCCGTTTTAGATGCGGTAAAGGGAGCGGATTTTATCGTTTCCAAGGTGAAAAGCGGTACGCGCAAAAAGAATGCCCTGCCTCCGTTTACTACGAGTTTTTTACAGCAATCTGCTTCAGGCAAGCTTGGCTTTACCGCAAAAAAAACAATGATGCTTGCCCAGATGCTATATGAAGGCGTTCCGCTGAAGGATGGGAATACCGTCGGCCTCATCACGTATATGAGAACAGATTCGACGCGTGTATCGGCAGAAGCGCAGGACGCGGCCTTAGCCCACATCAGGCAGGCTTACGGGGATGAGTTTGCACCTGCAAAGCCCAACGTCTACAAGGGGCGTAAAAACGCGCAGGACGCGCACGAGGCAATTCGCCCCACCTATATTGAGAATACGCCGGACAGTATCAAGCAATACCTGACCAGTGACCAGTATAAGCTTTACAAACTGATCTACACACGCTTTCTGGCAAGCCAGATGGTGCCCGCGCAGTTTGAGACCCTGAGTTACGATATTGACGCCAACGGACAAACCTTCAAGGCAAGCGGTTCCCGTATCCTTTTTAAAGGACATCTTGCGGTCTATGACTCCAAAACGGAAGACGACGATCAGAAGATGCTCCCAAAGGCAGAAGAAGGGGAGATGCTGGAGTGCCTTAGGGTAACGTCCAAGCAAAATTTCACTCAGCCGCCGGCGCGTTATACGGAAGCCGCCCTGATTAAATTTCTCGAAGAACGGGGAATCGGACGCCCGAGCACGTACGCGCCTATTATTTCTACGATTCAGGACCGCGGTTACGTCCAGAAAGAAGCAAAATCCTTCGTTCCGACCGAGCTTGGAGAAATCGTGACGGATTTGATGGCAAAGAATTTTTCCGATATTGTCGACATTACATTCACCGCCGATATGGAAGAAAAACTTGACGGGGTGGAACAGGAAGGCAACGATTGGAAGAAGGTAATCGGCGATTTTTACGGCCCTTTTGAAAAAGACCTCGAGGCCGGAGAGAAAAATATCGAGCGCATCAGGCTGCCAGAAAAGGTCTCGGATGTTATTTGCGAGAAATGTGGGGCAAATATGGTTTATAAAACAGGCCGGTTCGGTGAATTTCTCGCGTGTCCGAACTATCCGGAATGTAAGAACACCAAGCCTATTATAAAGCAGATCGACGTACCATGCCCTAAATGCGGCGGAAAGGTGGTTATCAAGCGGGCAGGAAAATCCGGCAAAAGCTTTTATGGCTGCGAAAATTATCCGGAATGCGATTTTGTGTCCTGGGATAAGCCGCTCGAGGAAAAATGCTCCGAATGCGGGGCCTATATGGTGGAATCGAAATTCCGTTACGGTGGGAAGACTTATAAAAAATGTTCAAATCCGGAATGCGTGACGAATCAGAAAAAGAAAACGGATGGAAAGAAAGAAAGTTAA
- the dprA gene encoding DNA-processing protein DprA produces MTEITREERYWLWLSSVDGIGPVRFYDTLSVFTDLERAFHECASIPERVKSVTSRQGGALLASANESYIDRLLELCARKKIHVLTRLNQDYPQILAEIENPPPVLFYKGYLPSFDERACALVGSRKPTKNGFSIIRSLANGLAGEGVVIVSGMARGIDTAAHMGALDANGVTAAVLGCGADVVYPPENHELYGRILERGAVISEFLPGTEPKPQYFPQRNRIVSGLCNVLIAGEGGERSGARITVDSALRQGRDVYTTICDLKSPVAKLPLYLMDSGAPVVQNAADVMNGMGWRIRSVAPTPKTEKGANKLDLLETRIYNLLLKENLSAGELAEETGITIKDINTVLTVMELRGLIEGLPGDRFRINS; encoded by the coding sequence ATGACTGAGATCACACGGGAGGAACGTTATTGGCTGTGGCTTTCCTCTGTCGACGGGATTGGCCCGGTCCGTTTCTACGACACTTTGAGCGTGTTCACCGATTTAGAACGGGCATTCCACGAATGCGCTTCCATTCCGGAACGTGTGAAGTCGGTAACCTCCCGGCAGGGGGGCGCGCTGCTTGCAAGCGCAAATGAATCCTACATCGACAGGCTCCTGGAGCTTTGCGCAAGAAAAAAAATTCATGTTCTGACCCGTTTGAACCAGGACTATCCTCAAATTCTGGCAGAGATCGAAAATCCGCCGCCAGTGTTGTTCTATAAAGGATACTTGCCTTCTTTCGATGAAAGGGCCTGCGCCCTTGTGGGATCGCGTAAGCCGACGAAAAATGGATTTTCAATCATACGGTCTCTTGCGAACGGACTCGCGGGAGAAGGAGTGGTAATCGTTTCCGGCATGGCGCGGGGGATTGACACGGCCGCCCATATGGGGGCGCTCGACGCAAACGGCGTTACGGCTGCGGTTCTCGGCTGCGGGGCCGATGTGGTATATCCGCCTGAAAACCATGAACTGTATGGCCGGATATTGGAACGCGGAGCCGTCATTTCGGAATTTTTACCCGGCACGGAACCTAAGCCTCAATATTTTCCGCAGCGCAACCGCATTGTTTCCGGTCTTTGCAACGTTCTTATCGCGGGCGAGGGCGGCGAGCGAAGCGGTGCGCGCATCACGGTTGACAGTGCCCTGAGACAGGGAAGGGATGTTTACACCACTATATGCGATTTGAAATCTCCCGTAGCAAAACTGCCGCTTTACCTGATGGATTCGGGGGCTCCTGTCGTGCAAAACGCAGCCGATGTTATGAATGGCATGGGATGGCGGATCAGAAGCGTTGCGCCGACGCCAAAAACTGAAAAAGGGGCAAATAAGCTTGATTTATTGGAGACGCGGATATATAATCTGCTTTTAAAGGAGAATTTATCGGCTGGGGAACTCGCGGAGGAAACCGGTATCACGATCAAGGATATCAATACCGTCCTTACCGTAATGGAACTTAGGGGCTTGATCGAAGGACTTCCGGGTGACCGGTTTAGAATTAACAGTTAA
- a CDS encoding YifB family Mg chelatase-like AAA ATPase translates to MLAKVLSFGLTGLDGYPVLVETDVYNGLPAYELVGLPDAAVKESKERVRSAIKNSGFEYPAKRITVNLAPADLKKEGPLYDLAIAVGLLAASDQVLPDLLKYMVIFGELSLNGDVRPVNGILPMVIEARKRGFNLMVVPWENAQEASYIGDIRILPVKHLSELAKVLNKQQKPAFFPQSEWNPPRQRGAADIDFCDIRGQEKAKRAMEIAAAGGHNILLIGPPGAGKSMLAKALPGILPDFAFEEALEVTKIHSIAGELRARDQEIVSTRPFRSPHHTSSAVAIAGGGMKSRPGEISLAHRGVLYFDELPEFGRPILEALRQPLEDGIVSISRANAKVIYPADFMFVASMNPCPCGNFGSGDAECRCSPNQIARYLSKISGPLLDRIDLHVEVGKVRYDDIRGGEKQESSAAVRIRVNAARDIQVRRYQAIGKFCNAQLSSAQLEKFCEIEPQAETLLRSAYEKLNLSARSYTRVMLTARTIADLEGCGTVQAAHIAEAIQYRTLDRKYWGNVYD, encoded by the coding sequence TTGCTCGCTAAGGTTTTGAGTTTCGGTCTTACCGGTCTTGACGGCTATCCGGTTTTGGTGGAAACCGATGTTTATAATGGGCTTCCGGCCTACGAGCTTGTAGGGCTTCCCGATGCGGCGGTAAAGGAGTCGAAAGAGCGCGTGCGTTCCGCTATCAAAAATTCCGGATTTGAATATCCTGCGAAACGAATCACGGTAAATCTTGCTCCAGCCGACCTCAAAAAAGAAGGCCCGCTTTACGACCTTGCAATTGCCGTCGGGCTTCTTGCGGCGAGCGATCAGGTTTTGCCTGACCTGCTGAAATATATGGTTATATTCGGCGAGCTTTCGCTGAACGGGGACGTGCGGCCGGTAAACGGCATCCTGCCCATGGTGATCGAGGCAAGGAAGCGCGGCTTCAACCTGATGGTCGTGCCTTGGGAAAACGCGCAGGAGGCGAGCTATATCGGCGATATCCGCATTCTGCCTGTGAAGCATCTTTCCGAGCTGGCAAAGGTTTTAAACAAGCAGCAAAAGCCTGCGTTTTTTCCTCAGTCCGAATGGAATCCACCCCGGCAGAGGGGAGCGGCCGATATTGATTTTTGTGATATCCGTGGGCAGGAAAAGGCCAAGCGCGCAATGGAAATTGCGGCGGCAGGCGGACACAATATTCTCTTGATCGGACCGCCGGGCGCGGGAAAAAGTATGCTTGCAAAAGCACTTCCCGGTATTTTGCCCGATTTTGCGTTTGAAGAGGCTTTGGAAGTCACGAAAATACACTCCATCGCCGGAGAATTGCGTGCAAGGGATCAGGAGATCGTAAGTACGCGTCCATTTCGCAGTCCGCACCACACTTCATCCGCCGTTGCCATAGCGGGCGGGGGGATGAAGAGCCGTCCGGGAGAGATCAGTCTTGCTCACAGGGGAGTGCTTTATTTTGATGAGCTGCCCGAATTTGGCCGTCCTATTCTTGAGGCGCTCCGCCAGCCTCTTGAGGATGGCATCGTCTCGATTTCCCGCGCCAACGCAAAGGTAATCTATCCGGCGGATTTTATGTTCGTTGCGTCGATGAATCCATGCCCCTGCGGAAATTTTGGTTCGGGAGACGCGGAGTGCCGGTGCAGTCCGAACCAAATCGCGCGGTATTTATCTAAAATATCCGGTCCGCTGCTTGACAGGATCGACTTGCATGTTGAAGTCGGTAAAGTCCGTTATGACGATATTCGCGGCGGCGAAAAGCAGGAATCGTCCGCAGCGGTGCGCATACGCGTCAATGCGGCGCGCGATATTCAGGTCCGGCGCTATCAGGCAATCGGTAAATTCTGCAATGCGCAGCTCTCCTCCGCCCAGCTCGAAAAGTTTTGTGAAATTGAACCGCAGGCTGAAACACTCCTTCGGAGTGCATACGAAAAACTGAACCTGAGCGCCCGGTCCTATACGCGTGTTATGCTGACCGCGCGAACGATCGCTGATCTTGAAGGCTGCGGGACCGTTCAGGCTGCGCATATCGCAGAAGCGATCCAGTATCGTACGCTCGACAGGAAATATTGGGGAAACGTCTATGACTGA